The stretch of DNA GTGTACGAATTGCAGCATGAACCTTGTTATACTTTCATTCTGTTGCAGCCTGAGGCAGGCCTccatgggtgtcatcagtcacgtcctctgcaggtagctctcctccctgaggagccatccctgcagcctgtgtggaccctggaagacgtcaggggtctgagaccaactgagaatgtaggagccatGGACACTGCCAGGGAACCTTGTGCAGACCTGCAGAATGTGTTTCTGGtcgtcgcacaccagctgcacattcagcgaatgttGCAGTTGACATAACTGACCACtttttgtgatggagatctgagtgtcaTGTGAATGTatttgatggcaccctgcacctgtgggaaacccaattGCTTTTGCATCCTAGCTGtcttggtcccgggcaaaatgcacaaagttgtgtgcctttgcaaagataccatccataacctcatggatacatttgtgggtggaagcttgcgatatcccacagaggtcacatgtggagccctgaagggagccactggtgtaaaaattgagcaccgcggtcactttcacagccatgggTAGTGAGTCCTTCCATGACCCCGTGACCCCAAATCCTGTAgttgctggcagatgtgaccaaccagttcccttgacatgcgcaatcttcggtgacactggttctctgtcatctgcaggaataaaaggCAGAGTGTCtcaaccctgggtctagctaggtgtcGACCAGCAACggttcactgtggctcttcagcggtgtgtgtgggatccccagctgcccctttttcttgagctgctcctccctctgcctcgcCAGGCCTCTCTGTTGCTCTTTTCTCCTTCGTCTCTGCTCTCTATGCCACGAGGCACAAAGCTCAGCCACCAGGCTCCAAGCTCCTCATGTATTCCTCCTGAAGGATGAAAGAGATAGACGTGTGGGTTAGTTTGGATTTTctgttaaaaattaatttacaagATCTGGGCGTtgcttgctgggccagcatttactgcccatccctaattgtccttgagaaagtagtggtgagctgcttgaactgctgcagttcatgtggcgtaggtacacccacagtgctgttaggaagggagttccaggtttttgacccagcaacagtgaaggaacggggatatatttccaagtcaggatggtgagtgacttggaggggaacttccagttggcggTGTTCGCAtctttctgctgctcttgtccttctagatggtagtggttgtgggtttggaaggtgctgcctaaacagccttggtgagttactgcagtgcaccttgtagatggtacacactgctgctactgtttgttggtggtggaagtagcgaatgtttgtggaaggggcatcaatcaagcggactgctttgtcctggatggtgtccagcttcttgtgtAGTTtgagctgcacttgtccaggcaagtggggagtatttcattacactgctgacttgtgccttgtcgatggtggacaggaggTGGAttattcgccacaggattcttagcctctgacctgctcatgtcgccacaatatttatatggctggtacaattcagtttctggtcaatggtaacccccaggatgttgatagtcagggattcagcgatggtaatgcgattgaatgtcaaggggtgatggttatattctttcttgttggagatggtcattgcctggcacttgtgtggtgtgaatgttacttaccacttgtcagcccaagcctggatattgtccatctcttgctgcatttggacatggactacttcagtatctgaggagtcgcaaaaggtgctgaacattgtgtaatcatcagtgaacatccccacttttgaccttatgatggaaggaaggtcattggtgaagcagctgaagatggttggggcaaggacactgctctgaggaattcctgcaactgagatgattgacatcaacaaccacagccattttcctttgtgctaggtatgactccaaccagtggcacattttccccctgattcccattgactccagttttgctcaggctcaacaatgccgcactcagtcaaatgctgccttgatgtcaagggagtcactctcacttcacctctggcgttcagctcttttgttcatgtttgaaccaaagctgtaatgaggtcaggagctgagtgaccctggcagaacccaaactgagtgtcagtgagcaggttattgctaagcaagtgccgcttgatggcacttttgatgacccctccattactttactgatgatggagagtagaatgatggggtgctaattgggcgggttggatttgtcttccttttcatgtacaggacatacctgggcaattttccacattgccaggcagattccagtgttgtagctgtactggaacaacttggctagaggcgcggcaagttctggaacatgaGCCTTAAGTACTATTGCCGGTGTATTgtcagggccatagcctttgcactatccagtgccttccgcCATTTTTTTAATCGCATGGagcgaatcaaattggttgaagactgacatctgtgatgctggggtcctctggaggaggccaagatggatcatccactcgacacttatggctgaagattgttgtgaatgcttcagccttatcttttgcagtgatgtacagggctcctccatcattgagaatggggacatTTTGGAGCCTTCTTCTCGAGTGAAttgattaattgtccaccaccattcacaactggatgtggcggAACCACTTTGGCTAAGCTTGAAGGGCCCTTAACACATTCTGTAGAGTGCTAGGCAcctcttggatggccagagttttgtGTGGTGCTCAGCTGCCcgtgaccccacccccaccacctgaccaattggctgcAGCTTGCCCCATTGGACTGCCTGCAGTGCTGTCAGCTCACGCGCAGGCATTTCCTAACCCACACTACAAAGCTGCatcgttagcttgaaccatgggggagactgatccaaaacgggatgataacattgcaagggACTTAGagtacctccaccagtgactgctccatggccagctttcacatggagattgtacaatgtgcccaggcgtccaactgttctgcagcccactaaaaagCTGATTAGTTTCCAGCCTGTGTCTGAGGGAAGAAAACCTCTGGAATATGTGGTGcctctttcatgcctctgtgtctcaagcgggcagataagctagaggtctGATTCCAAGtacgtcaatgtggctgtgcctgaactaatgcatggccacttcccttttccatctccccacccagcacatgcttgtgcactaccatcaactgcagtgcagcccttgtccactccccaagtcgcctcaactgcagggcagcccttgccctggcactgtaCTGTCAGATACCCAGGAAAAatcaacttgcctgtgcccttgcctgaaagtgtggtgcctcaaccttgaagcccaGCAGGCGACCATGTCAAGCACTGTGCAACTTTACTGTACACTGACCTCcaggttcccctcaaagtgcagcctgctaattgcacgccttttatgtgcaaaacacgtcagcatgattgcttggatgatccagtgtgcgGAGATGATTCCGCCAggctgggtttataatgatatgcagatatattataatgaggttcccgacatccgacgGCGGGAAACTCAGCCCGCTATTGACTAGCAGTGCAGATGATCGCAACTgcgtgaaacagatttttggctgccttgccatattgtctgctcgcgCCACTGAGCATGCCCAATGTCAGCGGGCATGGAAagttccattctatgtgatagaTCAACTGTAGAAGTTTAAGATTAAATCTAGAAAATTACTTTATATAGGACAAGGGGATGTGAATTCAAATATTTCAAAGACAAGAATGAACTGATAGCTGTAAATTCTTCTTCATGCATGGGATGGACTTCACAGTATAGTAGCGTAGGCAAAGCCTTAGAATTATTTAAACCATTGGCTGACACAATAGGAGTGGGGAGGGACAATTGTAGGATCTTTTCAGAGACCCCAAAGTGGATATTCAGCAAATATTCAGCATTTCCCAAACTGTTATTCTCtccacagttctgatgaaaggtcatcgacctgaaacattaactgtttctccacatactgccagacccgctgaacatttccagcatttcctgttttattcTAAATGAATTGAGATCAGTTCTGTTGTTGCCATCAGTGTTGCCATAATATATTAATCATTGTCGGTGATAGACTGGTAACAAAACTCTCCAAGATATCACATTGGGAGGGGTCATAAATGGGGAACAACATTGACAGGTTGAATAAAAATTTGATTATTTTGGTAATGCAGAGAATTGCTAAACCATGAAGTTGGAGGAAGATTACATGCTAGAAATACAAAATGAAGGGGAACAATCTACAGGAGAGTGATCTGAGGTTTTAGTGGAAAACATCCTTAAAAATATCAATGGTTACAACTGGTGAAAAAgctaactttttttttagaatGTATAACATCATCAGCTTTCACTTAAATAGTGCCTACATAGAAAgatgccccaaggcacttcacagaagtgtaATTGGGTAAATTTAAATGCTGAACAAAAGAAATAAGTATGGGTGAGGGTGTTGATGGGGGCAACCATGTGTTAGGGTGCAAGTGCTGGAAAAGTATAGTTAGCTTGTATAAAATACTGTTCTGACCTTGAGTGTTGTAGATGTTTCTGGGCACCATACCACAATGGGAATATTCTGCCCTTGGATGATGTTCAAAGATGCTGGAGGACAAGGGACCTTGATTTCTGTATATCCAAAGCTCCACTGCCCAAATTCTGTCCTACTTATCAtttcctgtccttcaactttgaaattctcacccttgtgttcaaattcctccacGACCTCACTGTTCCCGatttatgtaacctcctccaaccctaccatGTCCTAAAAGTTCTGTTTGTCGAATTTAGTCATCTTGTGCTTCCTACCATCAGGAGCAGCTATACTTTGTTACCTATTCCCCAAGCTGTGTAattcctcccccaaacccctctaCCTTGtcaactcctcctcctcttttaagactctactAAAACTCCACCTCCTTAACAGAGCTTTTTCCTTATTTCTTTGTGATGCATTTTACTCATTTAAGGCAATTTAAAAATGTAGTGCTACTGCTGTCACCACCTTCCTGTGTCAACTTCCTTCCTGACTCTAAAACTGATAGTTTATGTAGCTAAGTTTCTTCCACAGTCCACTTTCCCCATTATGGTTCTAACGTTTACTAAAGATATGTTTtgttcaaatttttttttaaaccactgaACCTTAAACTTTTTTGGAACCATTTAACCATTTCTCATCTGTCTCTTCTGTAGAGTTTAATTAAGAACTCAAttgaattgaatggtggaacaggctcagctgggggtggggtgtgggatggCTTATTGCTGTTCCtacacacaaaaaaaattacTTCAGCTTGGTAAAAGCATCAGATAACATGAGTACGTAATGACCAGTCTAAAATTGAGCCAAAGATTAACAGAGTCTCTCACTTTCAGGATGAAGTGAATAGCAAAGAAAAAAACAGGTAATTCACACAATGGAAATAAATTCCCCCCCAAAAAGCTGAATAAACACCTGGTGATCATGAAGTTATATATTGATCTACATGACTAAATGTTCTTTGGAATATAAGTTCCTTTGCTGCTAGAACCATTTGAAATGTTGTTTGTGGAATACAATGGTTAACATTGGGTCAAATGGCTGAAAAATTAGATTGGCCTTTTGAAATTTTGCTAAATTTTAATTGGTGTACTGATGGTATTTGTTGGAATATTGAAGAAATGTTACGGAAAATTCTGGAATGCTGCATTATTACAGAAACTGCTCTTTCAGCATAGTTTTGTAAGAACACAATCCAATCTTTCACAAACCCAAATCTGTTAACAATTGAAATGAATGACAATGACAAATGGTAATTTGATTCATGAGTTTTGATATACAGTGTTAATTGTGAAGGTAAATAGTTCTGTTTCTACTTTTCAAAATTTGGGAAAATGTACAGTACTGGGAAATATGTATTTAGAAGTTGAAAACCAGAGGTACAATGCAACTCTAATTGTACtactatttttaaaataatactaGAGTATGATCCAAGTTGATAACATTAATTATTCCCTAAGATGTAGTCCATTGGCATGATGAAAGGCCATTTTGCAGCAGTATTTAAAATGAATGTGGCCTTCTCCAAACCTAAGTATGTTGATTAAATATACTCTTGGTATAAGCACTTAAACATAGAACAGTGACCCTTGCACAGTTACCCAAGTGTAACTGAAGTGAGCTGCATAGTAATATACTGAAAGACACAGGAAGTAATAGCTAATGAATGCTACTTTTTATTGACCTGTTTTATTTCCTCTTGTACATAAAAATAAACAGAATGAGAACATCAGAGTGTCTGTCTGCTTTCTTTGACTGGTAATAGCATGTGATGCAGCAAAGAAGATTGAAACCGGTTTTGTGATAGGTGGGTGGGAGTTGCTTAGATAGTCTGAGCCAAGCCACCATGGGCTTTTTTTTAGGCATGGTTGTTGAATAGTGGGGTGGGATGCCTAGTTAATGAAACCTGGAAGTGTAGGCCTCTCATTCAAGACTGGAGTCCTTCCCACTCAGTCCAGATCACCCAAGAAGCCAATGCCTCAACTGGTAGGGTGGTTAATCTTGTGCTTGGGGTCTTAAATTTTATCTGTAACTAACCTGCCCATAATTCctctaggatgtgttctgcaacTAGCCATATAATTCTTCAaaaactctgcattcctccatcTCTGACCACTTGTCCATCCCTCCAAGTTCTTACACCCTGTTATTGacagctatgccttcagctgggtagaccctaagctctagcgatttcccccctaaacctccccacctctcctcctttaagaaccTCCTTAAAACCCCCACTTTGACTAAACTTTTGGCCAGTCTCCttattttgctttcttaatttttGCCTGATTATATTCCTGTGAAGTATCTTGTCAAATCAAGCCTTGTCAGAATTTTAgtattccagtgaatacaggcctagtcggcccaatctctcctcatatgacaatcctgccatcccaggaatcagcctggtgagccttcgctgcactccctctacggcaagtatatccttttttggGTAAGGTTATGCAATACgctgctcattgacactcagtttgggttcccccagggtcactcagctcctgacctcattaaagccttggttcaaacatggacaaaagaactgaactccagaagtgaggggagagtgactgctcttgacatcaaggcagcatttgatcgagtgtagcgtcaaggagccctagaaaaactggagtcagtgagaatcaggggaaaaccctccattgattggagtcatacttagcataaagaaagatgattgtggttcTTGGAGCCAATCctttcagccccaggacatcactgcaggagttcctcagggtagtgtccttgacccaaacatcttcagctcattgtaaggtcagaagtggggatgttcgctgatggttgcatgATGTTCATCAGCATTTacgactcatcagatactgaagcagtccatgtccaaaaccagcaagacctggacaatacccaggcttaggcagacaagtggcaagttgtCAACATTCCTGCCTCAAGTGCCAGGccatgaccatctgcaacaagactgaatctaaccaactccctttgaaattcaatggtattaccacctctgaatcccccactatcaacatcttgggggttaccattaaccgcaaactgaactggactagtcatataaacactgtggctacaagagcggttCAGAGGCTAGgcgttcagaggctaggaatccagcagcaagtaactcacctcgtgactccccaaagcctgtccaccatctacaaggcacaagtcagaaatgtggtggaaaacactccatttgcctgaatgagtgcagctcccacaacactcaagaagcttgacactatccaggccAAAACATCCCGCTTTATTGGtgcctcatccacaaacattcactccctccaccacagtggcagcagtgtgtaccttgtACACGATGcagtgcagtaactcaccaaggctcctgagacaacaccttccaaacccacaaccactatcatctagaagggcagcagacacatgggaacaccaccgcctggaagttcccctccaaatcactcaccatcctgacttggaaatatatactgttccttcactattgctgcatcaaaatcctggaactccctccttaacagcgctgtgggtgtacctacactgcatggactgctgcggttcaagaaggcagctcaccaccaccttctcaagggcaattaggaagaggcaataatacatgctggcctagccagcgacacccacctcccatgatgaatgaaaaaaatattgTGTTTACATTAGCAACATAAGTGCTGTTGTTGTCTCCCTtcatggtgagaatgtgtattcATGTCAATCAATTGGAAACTCTATATTATTAATAAGTTTAGTTCTGAGGGTTTCAAGTAATAAGTTTTGTAAGTATCAAAAAATTAAGAGACCATTGAAAATGTGAAACACATCAGGTAGAGATAAGAATACATTTTTTTAAGTGAAATATTTGGCAAACTACATTTTTTAACAAACAGGCTGGGAGTCTTCAGAGTTTGGTAATCACTTGCATTTGAAGGACATCATATTTGTTGACAATTAGACTGGCAGACCTCAAACAATTTAAACGGGCCTTTGCTACAAAAATGCATGTTATTAAAAACTGGGATTTTATAATTTTATGGACACAATAATATTTTCATGCATTGAGCTAATTATAAATAAGTAGCTTCTGATTAAAAGCTTTTTTCTCTGATTTAAGagtaattttctttcttttttagaTGCTGTGCCACAGGAGTGTCCAGAAAAGCATCTTTGGTTTAACTTCATGAAGGAGACTCCTCATCTTTGCAAAGCACAGAAACATTTTTCTGCCCTTGGATTTCTACATTTCTGTGGTGTAAAACACAGCAGTCCATGAGGCACATGCATCTGGAGACCTCTCAGAAAGAGCAATCTAAAGATGTACCTCGGCAGGCTACAGGCCAAGCAGATGGCAGCTTCCAAGGTACACCAACGAACGACTATCGCTTGGACTCTAGTGATGTCATCTCTGAAAGAGGAGTTTTGGCAGGATACAGTGAAAGTGAGGTTAGATTTCAAAAAGTGTATCAACTTTCAATATTTTCTCACCTATCGAACTCTTCAAATAGTTTGGATCAGAGGAATTGCAAACAGGGTATTAAAAGAAGTCCAACTGAACATCATCCAGACCTTGAACTCAATCAGAAAAGAATCCATGTGCACTGCAAAAATTCTGCTACGTTGACTGAAAGTCTAAATGCATCTTATTGTGGAACTGATAATGGCAATCTTTCTGAAAAGGCTGTAGAAAAGACAGGTGACTATACAGATCACCGGGATATTAGTTTTCATGATGGAGACCCAGTTATGCATGGTTCTGCACAACACTTTTCTCACAGTGGTTTGCACGTTATTGAACACACAGGCTCCCAAGACAGTATCTTGATAGAAGATGGTGAGACAGATTCACCTGGAAATaaattggtaccaacaacacCATCCTCGGAGAAAGAGACCCAACATATTATTGGCACTGGACTGCTCTCCTCTGAGAAAACACCCTTCTCCTGTGGACAAACAAGTACTATCTCTGCCAGATGTACAGTAAAACGAAAGCTGCTATCGCCAACAAATGCATCAGGGAAAGAGATGTGCTCAGGGGATGAGAGCCCTTCTGTTGCAAAGAAATGTAGGATTCAATTAGTTAATTCCATCCCAGTTTCTTGCAGAAGTACTGATGCCAAAGCAGCACCTTTCTGGAATCACCTACTTCCATCCTCAAGGGATACATCCAAGGTTTGTGATATTGGCAGTACCTTATTCTTTGGCAAGTTAGTATGCTTTCCAACTGAGCCTTGTTTCTTAAATCCATTAGCTAATGCAAAGAAAAAGTTTAGGGAATTGCTTTCTTTACAAAGTTGTCTTCCTTTTTTCAACGTCTTGTATCTGGTTGAAAATATCCCGTCTTGACGGTATTTCTTTTTATCTTATGAAAACCTGATATTTCAGGTCTCAACTCTACCTTTTCATCACATAGGTGCCTCTGGATCATCTCCAAGGTTAGTCCAAGACATTGACTCCTTGGTTGTTGCTGGGTTACTTATGTCACCAAAGTGTAGCTGTGTTCAAGTGTAGAGTGGAAGTCCGTGCCATGGTACAAAAGTTAGATTGTACCTTGGCATAAATTTGGGTTGTCATGACTTCCGACAGCCATATTACTGGAAGACTGGAATGACCTCTCAAGTTATtttgatgaacatgtcccaaatcAAATAATACCTTCACAATTATATGGCTGTAGCAAAGTCAAATGGGAATATTTGCTTCTGCCTTGTTAAAGAAATATAAACTCAGCATTCCTGGATTACTGTTCAGGTTTCTCCTATTGCAGTGCTGAGGATCTTGCATCCTGTGGTAAAGTAAGTAAAGTTGGGGAAAAATATAGAATCTGAATAGCTTCATCAACCAACTTGCCAGATCCTTCAAAATTCAAAAGGATTGATGgacgatttttaaaaattcattcacgggatgtgagcttcgctggctagcccagcatttattgcccatccctaattgtccctgagaaggtggtggtgagctgccttcttgaaccgctgcaatccatatggtgtaggtaaacccgcagtgctgttaagaaaggagttccaggattttgacccagcaacatgaaggaacagcgatatatttccaagtcgggatagtgagtgacttcGGGTCTTTCTTCCTGGGCCCACCTGAGATGACTAATttattggcaaaaaaaaacaatgatttCTGACAATGTTATGACAAATAATCAACCTGCAAAAGccttttttctttaattttgaatttgttttGACTATACTGCATTAAGTTAATTTTTTAGATCATTTCCTTGCATGTCTCATTATAGAATCCAACCCACATTCATTTAATCAGAGCAAGTCTCAGGCCAGAGTAACTGGAAACCAGGATTAAAGAACTTGATTTGAATTTGGTGTGCGTTCTGCAAAGGTGACCCGATGGATGGACTTTTATCTCCTCCCTCTCTATAGGAGCCCAAAACTACATGCAATGGTCCAACTGTAATCTCACTAAGGTTTTATATAAATACACCATAACACCTTGAAGTTTACATTCTCTGTCTTGCCATAAAATCCAGTATTCCATTAACTTCTTTTTGGCTTTCCCTATTTAAGAtgctgcttttaatttttttcataaGCTCGAATCCCTCAAATCTCCCTGCTCTTCCATCCCAATCACAGCACAGAAACTACCTCAAGTTATCCATGATGTACTTAGATGGCAGCACATTATTCCTGTTAGTCACCTTTGATTTTTCTCAAAGTGTTTGATGTGATTGACAAATAGCACATGGTAGTAAAGGCACATTGGTAACTTGGTTACTTTATTGGCTATGGGATAGGAGGCAGAGTGTGGTAGTGAATGGATGTCTTTCAGGCCAGAGAGGAGTATGCAATGGGATCTCCCTTGAGTCATTATTAGATTCGTTGCGTTTCTTGTTATATATAAATATCCTGAACGTGGGTATAGGAAGTACAATTTTAGAAGTTTGGGAAGGATGGAAAACTAGGCAATGGAGTAAAAAGTGAGCAGGATAGTAAGAGACCTCAGGGGAACATAGAACATTGTGAAATGGACAGACAAAAtgacagatgcaatttaatgcggTTAAGTGAAATGGTGCACCTTGGAAGAAACCACATGTAGAGGTGGTAAAGGCAACTAGTCTGATGGGGGGTACAAAACCAGAGGGACCTAGGTTTGCAGATTCACAAATGTTTGAAAGTAGCAGGGAAAGTTGATAAGGTAGTTTTAAAAATTGCTTATGGGATACTTGGCTTTGTAAATAGGGACATTGAATACAAAATAAGAAAGTCACTCTAAATATTTACAAATCTCTGGTTTGATCTTGGCTGGActgttgtatacaattctgggcATCAGACTTTAGGAAGGGCATCAAGGCTTTTGGAAAGGGCACAAAGGATATTTACCAGGATGATACTAAGGATGGGGTACTTAGGTTAAAGAGACTGGAGAAATTAGAATTGTTCTGAGAGCAAAAAATATTAAAGGGATTCCTAATAGAAACATTCAAAATGAGGAGGGCTTTTTGACAGgtgtagggagaaactgtttcccctAGTAAGCAGGTCAATAACTAGAGGTCATAGATTTGAAATTGTCAAAAGAATCAGAGAGGAAATTAGTATTTCTTTTCATCCAGGGGGTTGTTAAGATCTGAATTGAACTACCTGAAAGGATTGTATAACCAGATTCCATGAgaactttcaaaaggtaattggagaGGACTTATTTGCAGGGTTGTGGGGAGAAAGCTGGGGTTTAAGACTAAATTAGACATTCTTTCGTGCACAGGCATGATGAGCCAAGttcctccttctgtgttgtaagttTCTAGTGGTTGACATGGCATCCGTCTCCTCTGTGGCTCACTTCTGGGGGAATACATTGGCATTGTTCTTTTCTCATCTTTGTTAATGCCGCTGACACATAGGATCACCTCCTGACATGGTCATCTCTGGTATAACCCCAGGTTCACTACTTAGTTGCTTCCCTTTCCTG from Carcharodon carcharias isolate sCarCar2 chromosome 1, sCarCar2.pri, whole genome shotgun sequence encodes:
- the LOC121279313 gene encoding protein FAM214B isoform X1, with product MRHMHLETSQKEQSKDVPRQATGQADGSFQGTPTNDYRLDSSDVISERGVLAGYSESEVRFQKVYQLSIFSHLSNSSNSLDQRNCKQGIKRSPTEHHPDLELNQKRIHVHCKNSATLTESLNASYCGTDNGNLSEKAVEKTGDYTDHRDISFHDGDPVMHGSAQHFSHSGLHVIEHTGSQDSILIEDGETDSPGNKLVPTTPSSEKETQHIIGTGLLSSEKTPFSCGQTSTISARCTVKRKLLSPTNASGKEMCSGDESPSVAKKCRIQLVNSIPVSCRSTDAKAAPFWNHLLPSSRDTSKNSSDCINAGRRIKNGLRLKSRHLRSAFAGESSKFSSRSSTNPSISRSLLGNFEESLLKGRFAPSGRIEGFTAELGASGSYCPQHVTLPVDVSYYNISEHSAPSPFLGVINLESLGKKGYNVPKAGTIQVTLFNPNKTVVKMFLVTYDFSDMPPNHITLLRHRIFLVPVEENEGTHENMENSEVKKRVLCYLIHLRFQSSKSGKIYLHSDIRLLFSRKSSEVDSGIPYELKSFTEMPRNPKYSPRV
- the LOC121279313 gene encoding protein FAM214B isoform X2, translating into MRHMHLETSQKEQSKDVPRQATGQADGSFQGTPTNDYRLDSSDVISERGVLAGYSESEVRFQKVYQLSIFSHLSNSSNSLDQRNCKQGIKRSPTEHHPDLELNQKRIHVHCKNSATLTESLNASYCGTDNGNLSEKAVEKTGDYTDHRDISFHDGDPVMHGSAQHFSHSGLHVIEHTGSQDSILIEDGETDSPGNKLVPTTPSSEKETQHIIGTGLLSSEKTPFSCGQTSTISARCTVKRKLLSPTNASGKEMCSGDESPSVAKKCRIQLVNSIPVSCRSTDAKAAPFWNHLLPSSRDTSKNSSDCINAGRRIKNGLRLKSRHLRSAFAGESSKFSSRSSTNPSISRSLLGNFEESLLKGRFAPSGRIEGFTAELGASGSYCPQHVTLPVDVSYYNISEHSAPSPFLGVINLESLGKKGYNVPKAGTIQVIRKGQRGFMPDEPD